The following coding sequences are from one Epinephelus fuscoguttatus linkage group LG7, E.fuscoguttatus.final_Chr_v1 window:
- the tac3a gene encoding tachykinin-3a, translated as MRRGLLLVTLFLIMKLRCSQSRCEEPASRRSSSDQTTGLDNLKRNILKRYSDLDYDSFVGLMGRRNADANEVESPQKREMHDIFVGLMGRRNSESDNGPWRREYPERRGIFLNKCRLRFLQGL; from the exons ATGAGGAGAGGTTTGCTGCTGGTCACTCTGTTCCTCATCATGAAACTTCGATGCAGCCAGTCCAGATGCGAGGAGCCCGCATCGCGCAGATCATCATCAGAT CAGACCACAGGCTTGGATAACCTCAAGCGGAACATTCTGAAGAGGTATAGCGATTTGGATTATGACAGCTTTGTGGGTCTGATGGGAAGAAGAAATGCCG atgcAAATGAAGTAGAGTCGCCACAAAAAA GGGAAATGCATGACATTTTTGTTGGTCTAATGGGAAGGAGAAACTCAGAGTCTG ATAATGGTCCCTGGAGGAGAGAGTATCCAGAAAGGAGAGGCATTTTTCTCAACAAGTGCAGGCTGAG gTTTCTTCAGGGGCTGTAG